Proteins encoded within one genomic window of Thioploca ingrica:
- a CDS encoding cytochrome P460 — MRSIKQHIVIAVIVISSALTGVAFSQKPTIAPAPNGITLPTDYKDWRVIATSHRTDNNTLRVILGNDIAIQAAREGKTNPWPEGTILAKLVWKDTQHEKWPTATIPGDFVHAEFMIKATEKYATTGGWGFARWLGMEQQPYGKEADFVKECFDCHTPVKANDYVFTRPVSLP, encoded by the coding sequence ATGAGGTCTATCAAGCAACACATTGTTATAGCTGTTATTGTAATCAGCAGTGCCCTGACCGGCGTTGCTTTTTCACAGAAACCAACCATCGCACCGGCGCCCAATGGCATCACTTTGCCAACGGATTATAAAGATTGGCGAGTCATTGCTACTTCACATCGCACTGACAATAATACCTTGAGAGTTATTTTAGGTAACGATATTGCTATTCAAGCCGCTAGGGAAGGTAAAACGAATCCTTGGCCGGAAGGAACTATCCTCGCTAAATTAGTTTGGAAAGACACCCAGCATGAGAAATGGCCAACAGCAACTATACCAGGTGATTTTGTTCATGCTGAATTTATGATTAAGGCTACTGAAAAATATGCGACGACTGGGGGATGGGGATTTGCACGGTGGCTCGGTATGGAACAACAACCCTATGGAAAAGAGGCTGATTTTGTTAAAGAATGTTTTGATTGTCATACGCCGGTAAAAGCAAATGATTATGTGTTTACTCGACCCGTGTCATTACCGTAA